TAGAAaagttattgattttttttcgggcGGGAGATTACTTAAATTCAGGATGCTACGATGTTGAATCAGGCGAAATAATTGTAGGGTAACTGTCAGAGGATCAGCCGCAAATGTCAAACGTAAATGTCAAAATGtgattcacttttatttattcatcaTTTTTCGGTAGTTCTGACACCGACTGGCAGCCCATCATTTTtagcacacatttttaatatgcacAAAACACATGTCACACAGCAAGagccaaaaaacaaatcaaaaaaaactttgttaCCCAATCTGACATGTCACGAATATAAGGTAAATACTCCAATCAAAAGTACAAGTTTTCGGTTAAACAAAACTAAACACGGAACTTGCAAAGGTGACAGGCAATAGAGGATTAGGGTCTTCATTAGAAGTTCTCTTATGGGAAatgctaaatattttattaatattaaaatttcaaacctgaatttcaaaaatgttaattaaaagcTTAATATATTCCTTAACTTATTCCACCATTCAGTTTATTGCTATTTGAAAACTTTCTGCTGAAAATCGTGTCAGATATCGTATTAAGTATCCCATTATATTCCATCATTTTCCCCAGGCGAAAGGCCTGTCCaattatgcacatatataaAGTATGatttactttttcttttcagtACTCCGCTTTCAACACTCTTTAAAATAAGCGCATTAACTGCAAAGCTGCAACTTCCGATTTTTACGCGGTGCACACGAAAGCATTTTGAGTCTCCTGCAGCCAAACTGAAAACCAGTTGGCCGTCTTAATTATGAGCAaatgttggccaagttatgcGTTCCGTTCTTCAATTTCGTACTTTTCCCCCTCTGTTGCCCCTCTTCGCAGGCTCACTTTTCACTTTAGTCGGTGGGTTGTGCGAGCTTCAAGAGGGCCCGTATCCAAATCCTATAATTATGTGCAATCAATACTTTTTTGGTATCGGCTTAAAGCCGGAACGGATGTACATTGGACGGGCATGGAGTTGGAGGTCCGTCGCAACTGGGAGAGGTTGAGAATGGGCCGGCAGTTGCTAATAAAGCGATTTAGGAGGCGATTCTTTCATGTAGGGAAGAGTAGAGTAAGAAGaaacttatttatatatatagatttatttaGGTTTTACAAACATTCAGTTTACCCAAGTGCCCGTTTTTTCATtgatatatttgaatttaaaaatatctatTTCTTTCGATACTTCGCAAGGACTCACTGTTGAATCCTTGTACATATCGATATTCTACATCGACTTATCGAAAGCCATACCATCGTTATGCCGCAAAATTCAAGCCCGCAAactttatacatattttttcctttaatttctaaataataaaacagtgaaatatataattcaatCAAATTCGTAATACTTTCATATAAAAAGAGCGTTGAAATAGAATCAGTGGTGGAAATTCTTTTTTGTGCGTTGCCTGGCAACGAAACCAACTTTTCATAGCAAACCAATCATAGTGACAAGTGTCAAGCGAGCAGGTGCTCCGAAAAAGGTTAATTTAAAGAAGCCAAGATGAAGTTTATTCCGCTGCATACGACAAACACGGCGATCGTGTACAAGAACTCGCTGTGCTCCTTTGCCTCGCTTTTGGTGCTGGCCTTCATTGCGCTTTCTGTAATGCTGCCCGTTCTGCTCGTGTCCCTGCTGAGTCCTTATTCTGGCATATCAGAATCGAGGGTCCTGTACGAGCAGCCGAATGTTGAGTTCAACTACGAGTACATATTCGTGGGCACAACGGATCAGGGGGAATTCGAGGAGGATGAATCGCTAGTCGCCTGCAGCAGCTTCAGCCAGTTTAATGCCCAAATGGAGAGTTATACGAACAgttgcaccaccaccagatATTGGACAGAGGATGTGGACTATGATGGCGTTACAGATCGGGCGCACTttcagctggagctgcaggatGTGCCCACGCGATTGGTCAGCTTCAATTTGTTGGTCTTCTTCGAAGCCGAACTGCAGCACAAGTGTGATCTATCGCCTCCGTCCGTGCTGGCACATCAGCTGCAGCTTCCCCTCCACGCTCGCCTAAGAAATGGACACATACAACTGAAGGGAGAGCTTCAGCTGAAGCAATACGTGGAGTTCACTTGTCCATTTCCGGGTCGCAACATCAAGACTCAGTTTCGCCAGGTTCACTTGGACACGAACTCTACTACCGGAAATATAGATCAATTCAAAATGGAATCCCTGCTGGCGCAAGTCAAGGCGAATCCAGCTTATTTCCAGCTGGCCGTTCAGGAGACATACTACAGAGAAACGTCACCCCGGCTGGAACCTGGTCTCAGCATTGACCTGGAGCTGGACGTGCTCCAAGTTGCCGCTCGCTATCATCTTAGCATTTGGGAACGGCTTGGGCAGTTCTGGCTGTACTTCGCTTCCTTCTTCGGCATCTCGTTTTACATTATGAACAAGCTGAAGGACTTTCTCTTCGGACGCCACATCGTTCGCTCCTGGGAGATCATACCCTGGAAGAAGCTCTACTGACACCAATCGGGCGCCATTTTGGAGATGGACAACTTCTCGATTGGCGAATGACTCGAGGCTGGCTGTGGTTGGTTACCCAATGCAATTTCATTGTCagtcaaataataaatataacaaatgTACAGGAAATTTAAGTGGAGAGCAGGAGATCGGAAGGATCCGCTCACTTATCCCGGCTATTGGACATCAAGGCTAGGTTGCCAAAGGAAGATCCAGCGGCCGCTGGCTCGGGGGCGGGATCAAATGCACGGTTGTCCTCAAGGATGATGGTTGTGCGGGGATAGTGATCCAATTGCACGAACAGATAACGATATTCCAGTTTGCCAGCGTCATTCTGTGGAATTTGTGGATTAGAGGAATGAGGAATGTAAGATTTTAATCACGCCTACCCTTCTGGACTCCAGCTGCACGGTGGCCTTGTTCCTCAGGCCCTGCACATAGAACTGCATCCGCATGTGAGGCTTTCCATGGCGCTCATAGCTGGAGTGCGCCACATGCTGTCTGCGACCCCGCCTGGATGTCTCGCCGAATCCCTTAATGGGCGCACCAATGGCATCCTGTACCCGCGGATCTTCGACCACACGGCTCAACGCATCCGCATATATATTGTTGGGGCTCTCGCTGGAGAATAGCTCCCGGAATATGGCGAAGAACATCACGCAGGTCACCCCCAATCCGGCGATTATAATGGCCGTGTAACTGGCCGTCTTGGTGTTCTCCTTGATCTTCTCGCCAATGGGACGCACATCCGTGGACACCTGGGTGTTATCCTGCGAACGTTGAAGGGAGCCGCCTCCATctgcataaataatatcgTAAATATTCCAGGTGTAACCTAACGAGAAAATTGAGGCACAAACCGCGCGACGCTTCCTGGCGCAGATGTGGACTCCAGTGCATCGCAGCCGCGCATCTTAGCCTGGTAAAGTTGGAGGGGAGCAAATTCTGCCGCTGACTGACCAAATTGCGCAATAAAGCTAACCGTGACATTGTTCAAGTCGAAATCAGTggtaaaaaacaaataaatacactttATGAAAAAAAGAGTTCTAAACAGCTGTTTAGTTGGGCGATATAAATAGTGTTGGCACGTTTTCTTGCATTAGCGGATTATCGAGCTATTCCCGCTAAAATAGCTATAGCCAGCTAGAATGGTGTATTTATTAGTTCTCAATACATACTTAAGTATACAATATCTTGTATACGAAGCTTCCATCTCTATATCAAAGCATTTACCTTTTATTCCCCATTCATACGTTACAAAATCTGAACTTATAGCTAACAATCTATTATTTCCATTGATAGATAGCTTTGGCTTGAAAATGGCCAAGTATCAGTACGCGCGTAAGCTGGCAACCCTACCATCTGTTACAGTAAGCTTTTTTTACGTCAAAGAGTCAGAAAACCTGATAAATTAGGAGAAGTCCATTCCCCTCCAGAAGCCAGTTACTCCAAAGTTCGCCATCACGTCGCTTCCAACGCTTTTCGGTCGCATTCTCAGACGCTACTGCGCGGTGAAAACTAATCCCAGCAAGATCATGGTGGTCACACACAACGTGAAGGGATACGATGAGTTCTCCAAGAAGATGGAGGAACTGGAGAACGGCAACGAAGCGGTCCATGTCCTCTTCAGCGGCGGCAAGGACGAGAATGGACAGAGCTGGTGTCCCTACTGCGTCAAGGGTGAGAATGCCCTGATCCCAATGCGGCTAACCGCTGGCTATCCGATTTCCAAGCTCATACATCACGCATACGTATTTTTGCAGCGGAACCGGTGATACACGATGCGTTGAAGAAGGCCCCCGGCAACTCGCACTttgtgcatgtggatgtgggcgaGCGGGCATAGTAAGTTAAAACCAACAACTAAAATAACAGCTGCGGTCAGAAAAGCAGGGATTAGTATTTCATGCACTGTGAGAGACAAACATCTGGTAGTTTCTATCCATTATCACAAAAACAGAAGCTTAGTCATTAAAAATaacgtacatatatgcacattaCTCACGTCATTCAGTTGCCAAAACTTGTCATTACATTATTTAGTTCAATACATATGGCAAGGTGGAACTAGTCATTCAGCCTCAGCTGTACGATGATGAAATGAATGCTCGAGTGCTTATTCACACGCCGAGAACATTCATGATAAAAAAACAACCATTAAACACCGATAGCTTTACAATGCTCTTGAGTTGTATTCATGCCGCCTGTTATCACCAAACCGTGGTAAGCAATAAAATAACACTTGTTTTTCGCTGCAGCTGGAAGGACTTGAACTGCCCCTTCCGCAAGGATCCCAACACACATCTGATCTTCTTGCCCACTCTGCTGCGCTGGAAGCAGCCACAGCGCCTGGACGGCGAGCGCTGCTCCAATCAGGATCTCGTCGAGATGATGTTCGAGGATGAGGATTAAGTCTTAAACTTtacaatacatatattttggaATTTTACTCAAGTTGGAATACACAGAAGTCTACACACATTCAATTAAAGCGTCCCTCAGTAATTGCTCTTGTACTTTTTGATCTCCACCATCACTACGTGGATGTTTGTCAGCTGGGCGCGGGCATTGGGCGTGAGGAGCTTGTGGAAGCGGTGGTAGTATTGCACCAAACTGGCCAACgcgagctgcagcagctgggaGCCCGTCAGCAAAGAAGGAAATGAGAGAAGCACCTCTCTGTTCAGCTCCTCCAGAGATTTCTTCCAGTTGGCCGAGAAGCTGGCCACCAAAGCTAGACTTCTTCGCTCCTGCTTCCGCAGCTCATCCATTTGTTCCTTCTCGAAAAAGTGCTCGCACTCCTTGACAAACTGAATAATGCCTCCGAAATGTGGGGCCAGTATCTCTTCAACATATTCTGCACTGCGGGAGTTGAGCTGCTCTCTAAACGCCTCTGCTTCCTTGGAGTTATCTCGCGTGTGCTCCATCAGCACACCCAGAACCAAATCGTAGTTGTTTATTAAGTAGATAAGCTGATCCTTTCGCGTTGGAAATATTGCGGCCATGCGAAGAATAAAGCACTCGACTTCATTTTGCAGTTCCAGAAGCAGTCGGCTTACCAATTCATTAGGAAAATGCTCTGAGATTCCCACAATGGCCGCACTAAACTCTGCGTAGCGTCGTGTTATCTGTAAAATATACGTTTTATATGACAAGGCATTTTGTTGAAGCTAAATGGTTATCTCTTTTGGCCTTCTCTTGACTTTTCTGGTATTCCTTTATTTTGGATTGtcaattaattgtttttttataaatcaaaagtCGCTATCAAAATCGATTTCGCGTTGTCATAAAGATTATTCCTTTTAGCACTGGGAGTTGTTATCCCATACTAACTTTAGATCGTATACTTACGTAGTGCGGTCCCAATTCCTTGTTGAATTTGGTTGGATCACAGTCATGTATGCTCTGGATGTTTAAGCGGAATACAAGTTCTAAACGTGGCCATATAACCGCTTGCAGGGAGTCCCAGTATCTAAAGTTAAAACGTTTAAATAGTCAATTGTGAGCCGAAATACCGCCCATAAATAGACTCACTTATCCAATGCGGGAACACAACGCTTGTGACACATTAGCTGATAGCGGAAAATGAGATGGATGCACAGAAACATGGCTATGGTATCGAAACAGTCGTGTATGGAGGTCTCCAGATTTTTCTAAGTTCGAGAAACATAAGTGATTTACATTTCGGGAATGAAAACCAATTACTTACAATCATCAGAGTTAGGGTTTTACCCATGATTTGGTTGAACAAATCTTGCGCTTGGGTGCCGCGAACCATAAAAAACTCGGTGACAAAGAGGTATTCCCGACAGGCATTATCTACTAAGGCGTATTGCTCAGACCGAAAGAGAGCTTCTACTGTGTactgtttaatatttaaaattgatcTCCTTTGTAAGTGTATGAACCATATATCTTACTCGATTCTTGAGCTGCGCATGTGGCACTATAATAGGTGCCTCCAGCTGCTGGTTAAGTATATCGCCTCGTTTTCCTATTGTGAAAATGGTGCTCTTGTGCTTCAGACTCGTTGTCTTGGAAAATAAACCTTTGGATGCATTATCCTCGATGCCCATCAGATCATCCTTTGTGCAGGATTCCTCGAATTTGAGGCTCGTCAAGCGTGTGGAGTAACTCTGCACAAAAGTTATGAAATCAATAACACTTATGCTTTCACAACATTGCAAACAAACCTTAAAATAGCTATAGTATATTTTGCCCATCGTATCGATGTATTCGCTGCATATTTCCTGCGCCACATGCCGCTCATTGGACAGGATGAACTCGAAGAAGAATTTGTGCTTTAGCATGGCGTTCTGCGGAATTTGGTAGTTTGTCATGGGCTTCCGGAACTTGTAAATCTGCTCCAGCAGATAGGAGCGAATCTTGGCCATGGCTTTGAGTCGAAGCTTCTGCAGCACATCGCTCACATCGCTGGTGGACTTGGACTCGTTGAAGCTGAGCTCCTTGACCAGTGAGAGTTTGTGATTCAGTACATTCAACTGAGTGCTGAAATCCCGCTCCGTAACCGGCGTTTCCATTATTATGTTGATCATCTCCTCGGACACGGCCATGTCCTCGATAAACTGGGATAACTGAGCCTTGACCGATTGACGATTGGTCAGTTGGAGCGACATGGATACGGATTTTCTTTGGAGCTGCGTGATCTCAGTGCTGATGTTGTTCAAAACGCTCTGGAAGCTCATCAACATATTTTCCATACGCTCCAGGACATCGTCGCAATCGTTTATCTGATTGTGCAGGTTGGCAATATTCTGGGATTCCGCTATGTAGTCTGTTCGAAGAGAGAGATCATTAGTTAGGTTTG
This genomic stretch from Drosophila teissieri strain GT53w chromosome 2L, Prin_Dtei_1.1, whole genome shotgun sequence harbors:
- the LOC122616223 gene encoding transmembrane protein 231 gives rise to the protein MKFIPLHTTNTAIVYKNSLCSFASLLVLAFIALSVMLPVLLVSLLSPYSGISESRVLYEQPNVEFNYEYIFVGTTDQGEFEEDESLVACSSFSQFNAQMESYTNSCTTTRYWTEDVDYDGVTDRAHFQLELQDVPTRLVSFNLLVFFEAELQHKCDLSPPSVLAHQLQLPLHARLRNGHIQLKGELQLKQYVEFTCPFPGRNIKTQFRQVHLDTNSTTGNIDQFKMESLLAQVKANPAYFQLAVQETYYRETSPRLEPGLSIDLELDVLQVAARYHLSIWERLGQFWLYFASFFGISFYIMNKLKDFLFGRHIVRSWEIIPWKKLY
- the LOC122616307 gene encoding mitochondrial import inner membrane translocase subunit Tim21, encoding MSRLALLRNLVSQRQNLLPSNFTRLRCAAAMHWSPHLRQEASRDGGGSLQRSQDNTQVSTDVRPIGEKIKENTKTASYTAIIIAGLGVTCVMFFAIFRELFSSESPNNIYADALSRVVEDPRVQDAIGAPIKGFGETSRRGRRQHVAHSSYERHGKPHMRMQFYVQGLRNKATVQLESRRNDAGKLEYRYLFVQLDHYPRTTIILEDNRAFDPAPEPAAAGSSFGNLALMSNSRDK
- the LOC122616395 gene encoding thioredoxin domain-containing protein 17; its protein translation is MVVTHNVKGYDEFSKKMEELENGNEAVHVLFSGGKDENGQSWCPYCVKAEPVIHDALKKAPGNSHFVHVDVGERAYWKDLNCPFRKDPNTHLIFLPTLLRWKQPQRLDGERCSNQDLVEMMFEDED
- the LOC122616140 gene encoding vacuolar protein sorting-associated protein 52 homolog — encoded protein: MAEVPSPQMTEQLNNEEVREILKNTTDLRQYSRQIEKEFKEVENKSIEDYIAESQNIANLHNQINDCDDVLERMENMLMSFQSVLNNISTEITQLQRKSVSMSLQLTNRQSVKAQLSQFIEDMAVSEEMINIIMETPVTERDFSTQLNVLNHKLSLVKELSFNESKSTSDVSDVLQKLRLKAMAKIRSYLLEQIYKFRKPMTNYQIPQNAMLKHKFFFEFILSNERHVAQEICSEYIDTMGKIYYSYFKSYSTRLTSLKFEESCTKDDLMGIEDNASKGLFSKTTSLKHKSTIFTIGKRGDILNQQLEAPIIVPHAQLKNRYTVEALFRSEQYALVDNACREYLFVTEFFMVRGTQAQDLFNQIMGKTLTLMIKNLETSIHDCFDTIAMFLCIHLIFRYQLMCHKRCVPALDKYWDSLQAVIWPRLELVFRLNIQSIHDCDPTKFNKELGPHYITRRYAEFSAAIVGISEHFPNELVSRLLLELQNEVECFILRMAAIFPTRKDQLIYLINNYDLVLGVLMEHTRDNSKEAEAFREQLNSRSAEYVEEILAPHFGGIIQFVKECEHFFEKEQMDELRKQERRSLALVASFSANWKKSLEELNREVLLSFPSLLTGSQLLQLALASLVQYYHRFHKLLTPNARAQLTNIHVVMVEIKKYKSNY